Proteins encoded together in one Petrotoga mexicana DSM 14811 window:
- a CDS encoding ABC transporter permease produces the protein MFVILKDLLKRDKKFLFGFTVICILVFLAILSAFSPYDPRSWNVVPKDKPPSFQHLLGTNSMGQDIFWNTTHALKNSFILGLTAACISTIIGTIVGLIAGYRGGVLDRVLMSINDSFIVLPSLPILVFLSFSLREKMTIFVMGAILSIFSWPWGGKQVRAQVLSLREREFTYTSVFSGMNMWKVVFKEHLPFVIPWVIANFINTILWALGMEITLSVLGLTSLETPTIGTTIHWAMQYQAIFRGIWWWMLTPIILSIIFFVALYMLSVSISEFLDPRTRLQRIKMGG, from the coding sequence ATGTTTGTGATACTGAAAGATCTTCTGAAAAGAGATAAAAAATTTCTGTTTGGATTCACTGTAATATGTATCTTGGTTTTCTTAGCTATTTTATCGGCATTTTCACCATACGATCCTAGGTCATGGAATGTTGTACCAAAAGATAAGCCACCTAGTTTCCAACATCTTTTAGGAACAAATTCGATGGGGCAAGATATATTCTGGAATACCACACACGCCTTAAAAAATTCATTCATTTTAGGGTTAACAGCGGCATGTATTTCAACTATAATAGGCACCATAGTCGGACTAATAGCGGGTTACAGAGGAGGTGTTTTGGATCGAGTTCTAATGTCCATAAACGACAGTTTCATAGTTTTGCCTTCTTTACCAATACTCGTATTCCTTTCTTTTTCTCTAAGAGAAAAAATGACTATCTTTGTTATGGGAGCGATACTTTCAATATTCTCCTGGCCGTGGGGTGGAAAACAAGTGAGAGCCCAAGTTCTAAGTTTAAGAGAAAGAGAGTTCACATACACTTCTGTATTTTCAGGAATGAACATGTGGAAAGTAGTGTTCAAAGAACATCTTCCTTTTGTAATACCTTGGGTGATAGCGAACTTTATTAATACAATTCTTTGGGCTTTAGGAATGGAGATAACTTTGTCGGTTCTTGGATTGACTAGTCTAGAAACGCCTACTATAGGCACAACTATCCATTGGGCAATGCAATATCAAGCCATTTTTAGAGGAATATGGTGGTGGATGTTAACACCAATAATTTTATCTATTATATTTTTTGTCGCATTATACATGCTTTCGGTGAGTATAAGTGAATTTCTGGATCCACGAACCAGATTGCAAAGAATAAAAATGGGAGGTTAA
- a CDS encoding ABC transporter ATP-binding protein: protein MSLLEIKDLSAYYITHVFGVKRDVKAVDNLTFSVEENEILGLAGESGCGKSTLLKVLLSMVKPPLKVLKGEVNYSYDSKNFNLLTLDENRLRKVRWEDISYIPQGSMSTFNPVRKIRKTFEDVIKTHKKNADKEVYEKLMEEHLKYLGLPLEVLDSYPHQLSGGMRQRTTIALATILEPKVIFADEPTTALDVVVQRGVIQMLKQLHREHRNTMVMVTHDMAVHANVVDRVAVMYAGKIVEISKKEKLFTNPSHPYSNFLINSLPKIGDRRQRASAPGNPPSLANPPEGCRFHPRCPYAKDICKKHIPKLIEAEKGHYVACFLFSDEVEEGENVVQQTTRG from the coding sequence ATGTCTTTACTTGAAATAAAAGACCTATCTGCTTATTATATTACCCATGTATTTGGCGTGAAAAGGGATGTAAAAGCAGTAGACAATCTGACCTTTTCAGTTGAAGAAAATGAGATCTTGGGTTTAGCCGGTGAATCAGGATGTGGAAAAAGCACCTTGCTAAAAGTTCTTTTATCTATGGTCAAACCTCCTTTGAAAGTACTAAAAGGAGAAGTAAACTACTCATATGATAGTAAGAATTTCAATCTATTGACCTTAGATGAAAATAGACTAAGAAAGGTACGTTGGGAAGACATATCGTATATTCCTCAAGGTTCTATGAGCACGTTCAACCCTGTGAGAAAAATACGAAAAACCTTTGAAGATGTTATAAAAACACATAAAAAAAACGCTGATAAAGAAGTGTATGAAAAACTTATGGAAGAGCATTTAAAATATTTAGGACTGCCTTTGGAGGTTTTAGATTCGTATCCCCACCAACTTTCAGGAGGTATGAGACAACGAACAACTATCGCACTTGCAACTATACTAGAACCGAAAGTTATATTCGCTGATGAACCTACAACCGCTTTGGATGTCGTAGTTCAAAGGGGAGTTATACAGATGCTTAAACAGCTTCATAGGGAGCATAGAAATACAATGGTAATGGTTACACATGATATGGCGGTGCACGCTAACGTTGTCGATAGGGTTGCTGTAATGTACGCTGGAAAGATAGTTGAAATTTCCAAAAAAGAGAAATTGTTTACAAATCCAAGTCATCCCTACTCTAACTTTCTGATAAACTCTCTTCCAAAGATAGGAGATAGAAGGCAAAGGGCAAGTGCACCAGGTAATCCTCCTTCTTTGGCGAATCCACCCGAAGGATGCAGGTTCCATCCAAGATGTCCTTATGCCAAGGATATTTGTAAAAAACACATACCTAAACTAATAGAAGCTGAAAAAGGACATTATGTTGCTTGTTTCTTATTCTCTGATGAAGTAGAGGAAGGTGAGAACGTTGTCCAACAAACTACTCGAGGTTAA
- a CDS encoding ABC transporter ATP-binding protein, which produces MSNKLLEVKDLEKVFHLGGRFFGSKLKAVNKVNFDLDAEKPEILTFAGETGSGKTTVARMILGLETPTSGEVIYKGRNVTHIKKRKELLEYMKEVQPIFQNPFETFNPLKKVDSYLFEMAENYEIAKTKEEKQKGVEESLNSVGLTLKEIKGRYPNELSGGQLQRVSVARALVTRPSLLIADEPVSMVDASLRMSIVNLFAELKTKYNVSVLYITHDLATAYYISDRIAIMLRGDVVEFGDIDKVMLSPLHPYTQILLESVPQPDPEGTWKEDIKLSSLEVKEFSRLGCKFYERCPFAMKICKDVEPPYVFKDGREVKCHLYSEEIKNTEKSEETVN; this is translated from the coding sequence TTGTCCAACAAACTACTCGAGGTTAAAGATTTGGAGAAAGTATTCCATTTAGGTGGAAGATTCTTTGGAAGTAAATTAAAAGCTGTAAATAAGGTAAATTTTGATTTAGATGCTGAAAAACCTGAAATCCTAACTTTTGCTGGAGAGACAGGGAGTGGAAAAACGACTGTAGCTAGAATGATCCTGGGGCTTGAGACTCCCACTTCTGGAGAAGTTATATACAAAGGAAGGAACGTTACACATATAAAAAAAAGAAAAGAACTTTTGGAATATATGAAAGAAGTACAACCCATCTTTCAAAATCCTTTTGAAACATTTAATCCGCTAAAAAAAGTAGATTCGTATCTATTTGAAATGGCTGAAAATTATGAAATAGCAAAAACAAAAGAAGAAAAGCAAAAAGGCGTAGAAGAATCTCTTAATTCGGTAGGACTGACACTAAAAGAAATTAAAGGAAGATACCCCAACGAATTATCTGGTGGGCAGTTGCAGAGAGTTTCTGTTGCCAGAGCTCTTGTAACAAGGCCTTCACTTCTAATAGCCGATGAACCTGTTTCGATGGTTGATGCCTCTTTGAGAATGTCAATAGTGAATTTGTTTGCTGAGTTGAAAACAAAGTATAACGTATCCGTTTTATACATAACTCATGATCTTGCAACCGCTTACTACATAAGTGACAGAATAGCCATAATGCTTAGAGGGGATGTGGTCGAATTTGGAGATATAGATAAAGTCATGCTTTCTCCTCTCCATCCTTACACCCAAATACTCCTAGAGTCTGTTCCTCAACCGGATCCAGAAGGAACATGGAAAGAAGATATAAAATTATCCTCCTTAGAAGTCAAAGAATTTTCAAGATTAGGATGTAAATTCTATGAAAGATGCCCATTTGCTATGAAAATTTGTAAAGATGTGGAGCCTCCATATGTTTTTAAAGATGGGAGAGAAGTGAAATGCCATCTTTATTCTGAAGAAATTAAAAATACTGAAAAGTCTGAAGAAACTGTAAACTAA
- a CDS encoding dienelactone hydrolase family protein, whose protein sequence is MLQEDFKIDFRYAKQNIEFTQAFINKGKNYRESLIKFNSLYKFNKKGTEANEIYLFEPRGKALGVALILHGLGTKNITYILKMGRYFSKLGIRAVVPILPDNYTRTSNGSMSGKNYFSADIYTTLNTWEHAVVDILSIIDFLKANELWHERNFMIGYCLGGMVSVIVNALNPEIKHNFIIASGGNMAELIWESPTLEFTRRELLKKKDQIAYLSDRERLKKTFQNDLKRIGEFKNIQEFLNSNIHPLMKVDPAAYAKFLDREKVTFLEAAFDKTLPKNTRRVLWENLGRPRKMTVPIDHITWLPFQRLISNIIINEMRFEDIKYRFANLGYLAIFFKVN, encoded by the coding sequence ATGTTACAAGAGGATTTTAAAATAGATTTTCGTTATGCAAAACAAAATATAGAATTTACTCAAGCTTTCATAAATAAAGGCAAAAATTATAGAGAATCATTAATAAAATTTAATTCCTTATACAAATTTAATAAAAAAGGTACAGAAGCTAATGAAATTTATCTTTTTGAGCCTCGAGGGAAAGCTTTGGGTGTTGCTTTGATACTTCATGGGTTGGGAACCAAAAACATTACATATATCTTAAAAATGGGACGATATTTTTCCAAATTAGGTATAAGGGCTGTAGTACCAATATTACCGGACAATTACACCAGAACATCTAACGGATCTATGAGTGGTAAAAATTATTTTTCTGCTGATATTTATACAACCTTAAACACCTGGGAACATGCGGTTGTTGATATATTAAGTATCATAGATTTTTTGAAAGCAAACGAACTTTGGCATGAGCGAAACTTCATGATAGGATACTGTCTTGGGGGCATGGTATCTGTTATCGTTAATGCTTTAAATCCTGAAATAAAGCACAATTTCATTATAGCCAGTGGTGGAAACATGGCTGAACTTATATGGGAATCACCTACCTTGGAATTTACAAGAAGGGAACTACTTAAAAAGAAGGATCAGATAGCTTATTTAAGCGATAGAGAAAGACTAAAAAAGACCTTTCAAAATGATTTAAAGAGGATAGGAGAGTTTAAGAACATTCAAGAGTTTTTAAATTCAAACATACATCCGTTGATGAAGGTCGATCCTGCAGCTTATGCCAAATTTTTAGATAGAGAAAAGGTAACATTCTTAGAAGCAGCTTTTGATAAAACCTTACCTAAAAACACAAGAAGGGTTCTATGGGAAAACTTAGGAAGACCTAGAAAGATGACGGTCCCCATCGATCATATTACTTGGCTACCTTTTCAAAGGCTGATATCTAATATTATTATAAACGAAATGAGGTTCGAAGATATCAAATACCGCTTTGCTAATCTAGGATATTTAGCTATTTTTTTCAAAGTGAATTAA